In Cytophagales bacterium, the following are encoded in one genomic region:
- a CDS encoding HAD family phosphatase, whose amino-acid sequence MKEFTPANYDTVIFDLGEVIIDLGPQAVEDRLFAASRKALDYKDLVFSSPIMQRYETGKISESEFRKGVMEILSVSFTEEQFDEIWNLMLHHISMDRVNLMEQLKSNYQVMILSNTNPIHERKFDAIVRERSGGRKLSDFVHHAHYSHILGMRKPDEEIYRHVIDMHQLQPERTLFLDDRLDNVEGARATGITAVQVRYPDQIFEILQDGRK is encoded by the coding sequence ATGAAGGAATTTACCCCAGCAAACTACGATACGGTCATTTTCGACTTGGGAGAGGTGATCATTGATCTGGGCCCACAGGCCGTGGAGGATCGACTTTTTGCTGCTTCTCGCAAAGCGCTGGACTATAAAGATTTAGTGTTTTCTTCTCCTATCATGCAGCGGTATGAAACTGGGAAAATCAGCGAGTCTGAATTCAGAAAGGGGGTAATGGAGATTCTTTCCGTTTCTTTCACAGAGGAGCAGTTTGATGAGATTTGGAACCTGATGCTGCACCATATTTCCATGGATCGGGTTAACCTTATGGAACAGCTCAAATCCAATTATCAAGTGATGATTTTGAGCAATACGAATCCGATCCATGAACGAAAGTTTGATGCGATCGTCAGGGAGCGCTCAGGAGGAAGAAAATTATCAGATTTTGTTCATCATGCACATTACTCACATATACTTGGGATGAGAAAACCGGACGAGGAGATCTATAGGCATGTGATTGATATGCATCAACTCCAGCCGGAAAGAACGTTGTTTCTGGATGATCGACTTGATAATGTAGAAGGAGCCAGGGCAACAGGTATCACGGCAGTTCAGGTAAGATACCCGGATCAAATATTCGAGATATTACAAGATGGCAGAAAATAA
- a CDS encoding tyrosine-type recombinase/integrase: MAKVKIALDRREGHKHNDGRCPVVLRISHKSKTRDIPFDIYVLENDFDSETYDLKGIQNAVRQTKRVKKKIFEVDLWVDENKAVVKLWDIAKLKDQIERKFFNKQSELTLFSHACDLFARFYTKEKFSTISSYEDALKIFAKFNMARNGKSDRVIIKSLFEIDGDGRFTLKSEYEEFDLPIKAINKELAKNFEAYLSARLKSRNSVAIHLRSIQAIIGDAEDSFDELKDHKPFRGIKKSSRANNQVVLTYDEINQIRSLREEFKLACDPKFDVINYFLFMFNNMGMNFNDLVRAKVSNYDGERFNYLRKKTENETEGDFFSILQNEENLEIIQHYVRGKSKDDYLFPILKPDISKERIFRVKNYKGDWFNKHFNGIAEKLSIDKNITTYTARDTWANLALEMGVDIRSVQKGLGHTTVETTEKHYEKKQKQFSLLDEVNSWVTGMK; this comes from the coding sequence ATGGCAAAAGTCAAAATAGCTCTTGATCGTCGAGAAGGTCATAAACACAATGATGGAAGATGCCCAGTCGTCTTGCGCATCAGCCATAAAAGCAAGACGAGGGATATCCCTTTTGATATATATGTGCTTGAAAATGATTTTGATTCTGAGACATACGACTTAAAAGGAATCCAAAATGCGGTTCGACAGACCAAGCGGGTCAAGAAAAAAATATTCGAAGTTGATCTGTGGGTCGATGAAAACAAGGCAGTAGTCAAGCTTTGGGACATAGCCAAGTTAAAAGATCAAATTGAAAGGAAGTTTTTCAATAAGCAAAGCGAGCTCACATTATTTTCTCATGCCTGCGATTTGTTCGCTAGGTTCTATACGAAGGAGAAATTCTCTACAATTTCATCATACGAAGATGCTTTGAAGATCTTTGCAAAATTCAACATGGCCAGAAATGGTAAGAGTGATCGAGTCATCATAAAATCTCTTTTCGAAATTGATGGTGATGGAAGGTTTACTCTGAAATCTGAATATGAAGAATTTGATTTGCCAATAAAAGCTATCAATAAGGAATTGGCTAAGAATTTCGAGGCTTATTTAAGTGCCCGGCTTAAATCAAGAAATTCAGTAGCGATTCACTTGCGGAGTATACAAGCCATCATTGGGGACGCTGAGGATTCATTTGATGAGCTTAAAGATCACAAACCTTTTAGAGGCATCAAGAAAAGCAGTCGGGCTAATAACCAGGTTGTATTGACCTATGATGAAATAAACCAAATCAGAAGCCTCAGAGAAGAATTCAAACTTGCTTGTGATCCTAAGTTTGATGTAATCAATTATTTCCTGTTCATGTTTAATAATATGGGTATGAACTTCAATGATTTAGTTCGGGCCAAAGTATCCAACTACGACGGGGAGCGGTTCAATTATCTGCGCAAGAAAACTGAAAATGAAACAGAAGGAGATTTCTTTTCAATTCTCCAAAACGAAGAAAATCTGGAGATCATCCAACATTACGTAAGAGGTAAATCAAAGGATGATTATTTGTTTCCGATACTAAAACCGGATATATCGAAAGAGCGAATTTTTCGTGTGAAGAACTACAAAGGAGATTGGTTTAACAAGCACTTTAATGGCATAGCTGAAAAGCTCTCCATTGATAAAAACATTACCACCTACACTGCAAGAGATACATGGGCCAATTTAGCTCTTGAAATGGGTGTTGATATTCGTAGTGTCCAGAAAGGACTTGGTCACACGACTGTTGAAACCACAGAAAAGCACTATGAGAAGAAGCAAAAACAGTTTTCACTTTTGGATGAAGTTAATTCATGGGTTACAGGCATGAAATAG
- a CDS encoding TraM recognition domain-containing protein, translating into MNLFKSKKKAQSSHEDRLDQVLYTMPGTNTPITWADVTQGTLITGSTGSGKSSGPGRFIAHAMLKAGLGMMILCAKKDERKRWMQYIEEAAPERTGDVVVFNKESNLKFNFLEYEMSRAGEGSGDVMNIIEALIGLNEQNKVYVSGGSSGKDERFWDLSLRRLISRCVTTLRMAQEEVSITNMRRLVSDCFRGDEAELYQRLEREAVDESIDPHLRSRAQEDLKDWIDSNYFLQVLLKLMNGHVAEFDPDELDICLNYWLKEFPHIGEKASSIIIESFMGIVEPFLNRGILKNQFTSGLSENLLPENIYKNGAIVILDYALKEYGLAGLYAASIVKTTFQAAMERRSIDQEEDPKPVGFWVDEYQQFCSHKTDSLFSATARSSWVATVYITQNITSLYYVMGNDQPEAKAKSLLGNLNLKIFASNDNYDTNVWASNMIGKHLTEFQNVSYSKEMDISKTKTQQMHHRISPDHFTTLKTGRKTNDYIIESVVFKAGKLWGKEKRNYALVNFNQRS; encoded by the coding sequence ATGAATCTTTTTAAATCCAAAAAGAAAGCTCAATCAAGCCATGAAGATCGCCTTGATCAAGTGCTGTATACTATGCCAGGTACAAATACACCTATAACCTGGGCTGATGTTACGCAAGGCACACTTATCACAGGAAGTACAGGATCTGGCAAGTCAAGTGGCCCGGGGCGCTTTATCGCTCATGCTATGCTTAAAGCCGGACTAGGTATGATGATTTTATGCGCCAAGAAAGATGAGCGGAAACGATGGATGCAGTATATCGAAGAAGCCGCACCCGAGCGTACAGGTGATGTGGTGGTATTCAATAAGGAAAGCAATTTAAAGTTCAACTTCCTGGAGTATGAAATGTCTCGTGCGGGTGAAGGAAGCGGTGATGTGATGAACATCATAGAGGCTCTGATCGGTCTAAATGAACAGAATAAGGTTTATGTCTCAGGAGGTAGCAGCGGAAAGGATGAGCGCTTCTGGGATCTATCGCTACGCCGCTTGATCAGCCGATGTGTGACGACCCTTCGCATGGCGCAAGAAGAGGTCAGTATTACCAATATGAGACGTTTAGTTTCTGATTGCTTTCGTGGTGATGAGGCCGAGCTTTATCAACGACTGGAAAGAGAAGCAGTAGATGAGAGTATTGATCCACATTTGAGATCAAGAGCGCAAGAAGACCTGAAAGATTGGATTGACTCCAATTACTTCTTACAAGTGCTGTTAAAGCTGATGAATGGTCACGTAGCTGAATTTGATCCCGATGAGTTGGATATCTGTTTGAATTACTGGCTCAAGGAGTTTCCGCATATCGGTGAAAAAGCATCTAGCATAATCATTGAGAGTTTTATGGGAATTGTGGAGCCCTTTTTAAATAGAGGTATTCTTAAAAATCAATTCACCTCCGGTTTGAGCGAGAATTTATTGCCGGAGAATATCTATAAGAATGGGGCCATTGTTATTCTGGATTACGCTCTCAAAGAATATGGTTTGGCTGGCTTATATGCCGCTTCTATTGTCAAAACCACTTTTCAAGCAGCCATGGAAAGACGCTCCATAGACCAGGAAGAAGACCCTAAGCCTGTTGGGTTCTGGGTAGATGAATACCAGCAGTTTTGTTCTCACAAAACCGATAGCTTATTCTCCGCAACAGCGCGCAGCTCATGGGTAGCGACTGTCTATATCACTCAGAATATTACCTCGCTTTATTATGTGATGGGCAATGACCAACCAGAGGCAAAAGCCAAGAGCTTATTGGGCAATTTGAACCTTAAGATTTTTGCAAGTAATGATAATTATGACACCAATGTTTGGGCTTCAAACATGATCGGAAAACACCTCACAGAGTTTCAAAATGTCAGTTACAGTAAGGAAATGGATATCAGCAAGACCAAGACTCAACAAATGCATCATCGCATAAGCCCTGATCACTTCACAACTTTGAAGACCGGTAGGAAGACCAATGATTACATTATTGAATCAGTGGTATTCAAAGCGGGAAAACTGTGGGGTAAGGAGAAGCGCAACTACGCTCTCGTAAATTTTAATCAACGTTCATAG
- a CDS encoding helix-turn-helix domain-containing protein, with protein sequence MKVILIEEEAFYELIERVVSRIEDKHKKQSQKWLTPKQAMQALGVKSTTTLQRYRDEGKIRYTQPSKKVILYDPKSIEEFLVSNVKNTY encoded by the coding sequence ATGAAAGTCATATTGATCGAAGAAGAAGCCTTTTATGAGCTCATCGAGCGTGTGGTAAGTCGCATCGAGGATAAGCATAAAAAGCAATCACAAAAATGGCTCACACCAAAACAAGCCATGCAAGCCCTTGGTGTAAAATCAACGACCACTCTGCAACGCTATAGAGATGAGGGTAAGATCAGATACACCCAGCCAAGCAAAAAAGTCATACTCTATGACCCAAAATCCATAGAGGAATTCTTAGTTAGTAACGTCAAAAACACATATTAA
- the mobF gene encoding MobF family relaxase, with translation MSILKLRENRSAMLRITQIANAKAASSYHRSSLSRQGEYYMERVEAVYQGKLAQIIGLSEVTAENYDLLASNKRPGTKDRLTALDSPDRRVGWDLTTLPPKSFSILCALSDDPDLDEVFKSSNREMMLEAEQLVFTQANTQKNRSFEETGNACWAEFHHRVGRPVEYKRGNETLWAGQPLEHYHNVLFSASQSPSRNKILAIDPFHIFKSAQFLQSYLHTKMCNRLMALGYKIERTEDAWEIMGVSHLNERFSDRSKIINEIAKDKGITADREKSQLGARSRVSKNKAIPESEHYPLWKSQLSKEEFESLKNVKDLKGTVEKTVSLSESIDRSLEHFLERNSTAETHRILGHAMSLSYGSGHDPSDFQKELESRKDVLWGEEKGISILTTKDVVRSEDEMHHSAISGKGKMRALNPDHQIQREFLNDGQTKAVLGALQSKDAIMAWEGMAGSGKTTTLMEYADGLKAVNKKVIPLSQSSQSVEVLRKEGFADAMTIASFLMNPESQTQAHGNVIVVDEASFLGVPTANEIFNVARDQEARVLLTGNVRQHLNPGEHGDALKLLQRSQIKTFHISENMRQLDSDYRKAVDFIARKNMAAGFKIIDQKLNAINEVPDRNERLEQLSDAYLKSLLAKRKALIVTTTNHEKDEITEIVRDKLKAQGHLKGEERCFPTLKNLNLTESQKKDPHQYQEGRVIRFWKNQKAPSGKGSGFKAGSHYEVKSKDKNGAITVEEFKSKQELTLNLDQAHYFTLHQKSELSLMVGDHIKPTVNLKSEQDTKLNNGTPQVVSGFDKGGNILLQNGKTLAKDSYHIDHNIASTTYAAQGKTSQDVYLSLSDASLSALTDRSFYVAVSRGRSRLQIFTDSKKELQRAIYRSGDQRSAHSVAAEHYRRLEEQKRRDHHKYMNKDIEHAISTQRQKQAQRDISRATQVARDR, from the coding sequence ATGTCAATCTTAAAACTCCGAGAAAACCGAAGCGCTATGTTAAGAATAACACAAATAGCGAACGCTAAAGCTGCGTCCTCCTATCACCGATCTTCGCTATCAAGACAGGGTGAGTATTACATGGAACGAGTGGAAGCCGTCTATCAGGGTAAACTGGCTCAGATAATAGGGCTAAGTGAGGTAACAGCCGAGAACTATGATTTACTCGCTAGCAACAAAAGGCCAGGCACCAAGGATAGATTAACGGCATTGGATTCACCTGATCGGCGTGTGGGGTGGGATTTAACCACCCTACCCCCGAAATCCTTCAGTATTTTATGCGCATTGAGTGATGATCCTGATTTGGATGAAGTTTTTAAGTCATCTAATAGAGAAATGATGCTCGAGGCTGAACAGTTGGTATTTACTCAGGCAAATACCCAGAAGAATAGATCGTTTGAAGAAACGGGCAATGCGTGTTGGGCAGAGTTTCACCATCGGGTTGGGCGACCTGTCGAGTATAAAAGAGGGAATGAGACGCTCTGGGCTGGACAGCCTTTGGAGCATTATCATAACGTCTTGTTCTCAGCTAGTCAAAGTCCTTCTCGTAATAAGATTTTGGCGATTGATCCTTTTCATATCTTCAAATCAGCTCAATTCCTGCAATCTTATTTGCATACCAAGATGTGTAATCGCCTTATGGCATTGGGTTATAAAATTGAGAGAACAGAAGATGCTTGGGAGATTATGGGAGTGTCTCATTTGAATGAGCGCTTTTCAGATCGCAGCAAGATCATTAACGAAATCGCCAAGGACAAAGGCATAACCGCTGATCGGGAGAAGTCTCAATTAGGTGCTCGATCCCGTGTTTCAAAGAACAAGGCTATTCCTGAAAGTGAGCATTACCCATTGTGGAAGTCGCAGCTCTCCAAAGAAGAATTTGAGTCCCTGAAAAATGTTAAAGATTTGAAAGGAACGGTTGAAAAAACTGTATCACTTTCTGAAAGCATTGATAGAAGTCTTGAGCATTTTTTGGAGCGCAATTCTACGGCAGAGACTCACAGAATATTAGGACATGCTATGAGTCTTTCTTACGGAAGCGGTCATGATCCAAGTGATTTTCAAAAAGAGCTTGAAAGCCGAAAAGATGTCCTTTGGGGTGAAGAAAAAGGTATCTCAATCCTTACGACAAAAGATGTTGTGAGAAGTGAGGATGAAATGCATCATTCAGCTATTTCGGGCAAAGGCAAAATGAGAGCGCTCAATCCTGATCATCAGATTCAGCGAGAATTTCTCAACGACGGTCAGACTAAAGCGGTTTTGGGTGCGCTGCAAAGCAAAGACGCGATTATGGCCTGGGAGGGCATGGCAGGTAGCGGCAAGACAACCACTCTAATGGAGTATGCTGATGGACTTAAGGCTGTTAATAAAAAGGTGATCCCCTTAAGTCAAAGTTCCCAATCCGTTGAAGTGCTTCGCAAAGAAGGTTTTGCCGATGCTATGACCATTGCCTCTTTCTTGATGAATCCGGAAAGCCAGACCCAAGCACATGGAAATGTGATAGTCGTAGATGAAGCTTCCTTTCTAGGGGTACCTACTGCGAATGAGATTTTTAACGTGGCACGTGATCAGGAAGCGCGGGTTCTTTTGACAGGAAATGTTCGCCAGCATCTCAATCCAGGAGAACATGGAGATGCGCTGAAGCTCTTACAACGTTCTCAAATCAAAACCTTTCATATTAGTGAGAATATGCGCCAGCTCGATTCTGATTATCGTAAGGCTGTTGATTTTATTGCGAGGAAGAACATGGCAGCAGGATTTAAGATCATTGATCAAAAGCTGAATGCCATCAATGAAGTGCCTGATCGTAATGAAAGACTAGAACAGCTCAGCGATGCTTATCTAAAGTCCCTGCTTGCTAAACGCAAGGCTTTGATTGTCACAACGACAAACCATGAAAAGGATGAAATCACTGAGATTGTACGCGATAAGCTCAAAGCCCAGGGTCATTTGAAGGGTGAGGAAAGATGCTTTCCAACGCTCAAGAATTTGAATTTGACTGAGAGTCAGAAGAAGGATCCTCATCAGTACCAAGAAGGACGGGTGATCCGGTTTTGGAAGAACCAGAAAGCACCATCTGGAAAAGGGTCAGGCTTTAAGGCCGGGTCTCACTATGAGGTCAAATCAAAAGATAAGAATGGTGCTATTACTGTTGAGGAGTTCAAGAGCAAGCAGGAATTAACTCTAAATCTCGACCAAGCGCACTACTTCACACTTCATCAAAAGTCCGAGCTTTCCTTGATGGTGGGTGATCATATCAAACCCACTGTTAATCTGAAATCTGAACAAGATACGAAGCTCAATAACGGTACACCTCAAGTTGTGAGCGGCTTTGACAAGGGCGGGAACATTCTACTTCAGAATGGTAAAACCCTAGCCAAAGACAGCTACCATATAGATCACAATATCGCATCAACGACCTACGCGGCTCAGGGAAAGACCAGCCAGGATGTCTATCTCAGCCTTAGTGATGCCTCACTGAGTGCTTTGACAGATCGCTCATTTTACGTGGCTGTTTCACGAGGTCGATCCCGCTTACAAATCTTCACTGATAGTAAAAAGGAACTTCAACGTGCCATTTACAGATCAGGTGATCAAAGATCAGCTCATAGTGTCGCTGCTGAGCACTACCGGCGCTTAGAAGAACAAAAGCGCAGAGACCATCACAAATACATGAATAAAGACATTGAACATGCCATATCAACACAAAGACAAAAACAAGCTCAGAGGGATATTTCCAGAGCAACGCAAGTCGCAAGGGACAGGTAG
- a CDS encoding ankyrin repeat domain-containing protein: MFRNKYLRLSILAFILCLCNSSSAQVIFKGQLHDQELRPQAGVFVKGLAKTTETDENGYFHFDFPELYRFKSIYIEFGLKQNQTLVGQASNQTKIDLVGDPTLIIKFTVKDKEIHLNALHDEIKSLHSGIKQVRDSLSKYQSIVVETSRRFDEYIENQETKAELEALRLNKNYKELAEYINKEIDKNSGTKIGENRNYKEISLAHAVLADSYMLDHDFIKAKIEYEVALSYDPVNWKLRMALGIAQNLSGDKQSGLKTLESLSEESDIKTFLKYASITDHYLTNISIDSASISINTALNSLLKVNMVKVDASVREYIALFTMALASSFNDLNEPNIAFILYEEASSQLKNLVRESKDYDLLNYSARLHAEYSLLCYENGLGDKSVSLVSYAVEVARFLYDSAPDEYNLTLIEALNAQSKITQLKSGDASYKSIILEIHELLENAIIDDPEWIEAKINFMLTQIILTGTNENYDQALTQWNNVIQLLENPSLVNDRYVDLLYPKIYSIGAILSLDAGDFKTATFYYSKSLSQYDSIQNNTSIDVRLNRAILLSSILKNTDKIMLELEENEVFEKIISDLNAIALEKQSYKNARRLHLALETLSWTKYVVTRPTVSKKVLLTNLKVLESFNLYHELSYLRFKLNCYNGLLLANKFINEVFPSKDIIIESQNILNKVQNDIIRFQELGGEMYVVQTFKDHQNQFDKAYKHPLSINESLVTACELNLPDLVEKAISEGADVNFGDDWKPIQLACVNGSYPVFQILINNSSRTDFRTSEGQTLLHLASASGNIDIVSRLITLGLDPNATGEVIYDVKKPSLPGEEVNSEVVQDFDVTPLMLAGQSKSKSFEVTRFLVEHGANIDALSLKGESVFYFHIANSAEESSIYLLDKGLRLNEEDFPRFIITAISNNMNQLLQKLTNQEGFDVGFKIDNGMNYLDVALATGNLDAAEIFLKSGVSLNAIDKDFGYSSLHLAVLLIDGNAIKWLINKGADINIQSDENGTPLGLANMLPNGIEIIPLLLENGADIDITDKNGNTPLMVAAFKRNSKAVKLLIESGANKNIQNSKGMTPLKWAELIKDQTLIRLLSTD, translated from the coding sequence ATGTTTCGAAACAAGTATTTACGACTTTCTATCCTAGCGTTCATATTGTGTCTGTGTAATAGTTCTTCAGCTCAAGTTATTTTTAAAGGACAACTTCACGATCAAGAATTAAGACCTCAGGCTGGAGTATTTGTTAAAGGGTTAGCAAAAACTACCGAAACAGATGAAAATGGATATTTTCACTTTGATTTCCCGGAGCTCTACAGATTCAAATCCATCTATATAGAGTTCGGGTTGAAACAAAATCAAACACTTGTAGGCCAAGCCTCAAATCAAACAAAAATTGATTTAGTAGGTGATCCTACCCTGATTATTAAATTCACTGTAAAAGACAAGGAAATCCACCTCAATGCTTTGCATGATGAGATCAAATCACTGCATTCAGGAATTAAACAGGTACGTGACAGCTTATCAAAATATCAATCAATTGTAGTAGAAACGAGCAGAAGGTTTGATGAATACATTGAGAACCAAGAGACTAAAGCGGAACTTGAAGCTTTGCGCCTGAATAAGAATTATAAAGAGCTAGCTGAATATATAAACAAGGAAATTGATAAAAATAGTGGTACTAAGATTGGTGAAAATCGCAATTACAAAGAAATTTCCTTGGCCCATGCAGTGCTGGCTGACAGTTATATGCTAGATCATGACTTTATAAAAGCAAAAATCGAATATGAAGTTGCTCTATCTTATGATCCTGTAAATTGGAAGCTAAGAATGGCTTTAGGTATTGCTCAAAATTTATCAGGTGATAAACAATCAGGGTTGAAAACACTGGAGTCTCTATCCGAAGAAAGTGATATCAAGACATTTTTAAAGTATGCTAGTATTACAGACCATTATCTAACAAACATTTCTATCGACTCAGCATCCATTTCGATCAATACAGCATTGAATTCATTACTCAAGGTCAATATGGTTAAAGTTGATGCCTCAGTTAGAGAGTACATAGCACTTTTCACAATGGCGTTGGCTTCTTCTTTTAATGACCTAAATGAACCAAATATTGCGTTCATTTTGTATGAAGAAGCTTCATCTCAATTAAAAAATCTTGTCAGAGAAAGTAAAGATTATGATCTCTTGAACTATTCAGCAAGACTTCATGCAGAGTACTCACTTTTATGTTATGAGAATGGTTTGGGTGATAAAAGTGTTTCCCTCGTGAGTTACGCGGTAGAAGTAGCTCGCTTTCTCTATGATAGCGCTCCCGATGAGTATAATTTAACGCTAATAGAAGCCTTAAACGCACAGTCTAAAATCACACAACTTAAATCTGGAGACGCTAGCTATAAGAGCATAATATTGGAAATTCATGAATTACTAGAAAATGCAATTATTGATGACCCTGAGTGGATCGAGGCTAAAATCAATTTCATGCTTACTCAAATAATATTGACCGGTACAAATGAAAACTATGATCAAGCACTAACTCAGTGGAATAATGTTATTCAACTTTTAGAAAACCCCAGTCTGGTGAACGATAGATATGTAGACTTGCTTTATCCGAAAATCTATTCCATTGGAGCTATACTAAGCTTGGATGCTGGTGACTTCAAAACTGCTACATTCTATTATTCAAAATCACTCTCACAATACGATTCAATTCAAAACAATACATCCATAGATGTCAGACTCAATCGGGCTATCCTTCTGTCTTCGATCTTGAAGAATACTGATAAGATTATGCTGGAACTAGAGGAGAACGAAGTTTTTGAAAAGATAATATCGGATTTAAATGCAATCGCCTTAGAAAAACAATCCTATAAAAATGCTAGACGTCTTCATCTGGCCTTAGAGACTTTATCTTGGACGAAATATGTAGTTACTCGACCAACGGTTTCTAAAAAGGTCCTTCTTACAAACCTCAAAGTGCTAGAGAGTTTTAACTTATATCATGAATTAAGTTACCTAAGGTTTAAACTCAATTGTTACAATGGCCTTTTGTTGGCAAATAAATTTATTAATGAAGTCTTTCCTTCAAAAGATATAATTATTGAAAGCCAGAATATTTTAAACAAAGTTCAAAATGATATCATTAGATTTCAAGAACTTGGTGGGGAAATGTACGTCGTGCAGACATTCAAAGACCATCAAAATCAGTTTGACAAGGCTTACAAGCATCCCTTAAGCATTAATGAGAGTTTAGTGACAGCATGTGAATTAAATCTCCCGGATCTTGTTGAAAAAGCGATATCAGAAGGGGCCGATGTCAACTTTGGAGATGACTGGAAACCCATTCAGTTAGCTTGCGTAAATGGCTCTTATCCAGTATTCCAAATTTTAATTAATAATTCATCGAGAACGGATTTTAGAACATCAGAGGGGCAAACATTATTGCACTTAGCATCAGCATCTGGAAATATTGACATTGTTAGCAGACTAATTACGTTAGGTTTGGACCCAAATGCTACTGGTGAGGTTATTTATGATGTTAAAAAACCTTCCCTACCGGGCGAAGAAGTTAACTCTGAGGTTGTTCAAGATTTTGATGTCACTCCTTTGATGTTAGCTGGCCAAAGTAAAAGTAAATCTTTTGAAGTCACCAGATTCTTGGTAGAGCATGGCGCTAATATTGATGCACTTTCACTTAAGGGAGAAAGTGTTTTTTATTTCCATATTGCTAATTCAGCAGAGGAATCATCCATCTACCTTTTAGATAAAGGGTTGAGGTTGAATGAAGAAGACTTCCCAAGATTCATAATTACAGCAATCAGCAACAATATGAATCAACTACTTCAAAAGTTAACGAACCAAGAGGGTTTTGATGTTGGATTCAAAATCGATAATGGCATGAATTATTTGGATGTTGCTCTTGCAACTGGGAATTTAGATGCCGCAGAGATTTTTTTAAAATCTGGAGTATCACTTAATGCGATTGACAAAGACTTTGGTTATTCCAGTTTGCATCTCGCTGTCTTATTAATTGATGGAAATGCGATCAAATGGCTCATAAACAAAGGGGCTGACATAAATATTCAAAGTGATGAAAATGGCACTCCATTAGGACTTGCAAATATGCTCCCAAATGGGATTGAGATAATTCCTTTATTGCTGGAAAATGGGGCCGATATTGATATTACAGATAAAAATGGAAATACACCTTTAATGGTCGCTGCTTTTAAACGCAATTCAAAAGCTGTGAAATTATTGATAGAGAGCGGTGCAAATAAGAATATTCAAAACTCGAAAGGAATGACTCCTCTGAAATGGGCAGAATTAATCAAAGATCAAACGTTGATCAGGCTCCTTTCCACTGACTAG
- a CDS encoding tyrosine-type recombinase/integrase, giving the protein MARKGKFLCQVRWTSNDSDKRRSKNKTFKNKSAAKAWGKLKVKELEVKISKGEETLSLDNSIKTLGDLIEAYLDDSYVQAGRSKRMSLKAVTKCDIANKDVQKLHPKHFVDYAKERKAAGASPATVAADISHIRAVLKTARALFDVNANENPIVQALPTLHTLKLIGKSNIRTRRPTEEEVDKLLIALKEKEKNRSTVIPYSDLFEFSILSCMRVGEICEILWEDLNEDEEWVWVRDRKDPRKKDGNHMKVPLLGGAFEIVMSQPRDKPRIFPFNSRSVTTGYRNTRNKLRIEDLRYHDLRREGASRLFEQGYPIEKVAQVTGHKDLNTLWQIYTNLYPDKKRF; this is encoded by the coding sequence ATGGCACGTAAGGGAAAGTTTCTGTGTCAGGTACGTTGGACATCAAATGATAGTGATAAGCGGAGATCAAAAAATAAGACCTTTAAAAATAAATCTGCTGCAAAGGCATGGGGAAAACTGAAAGTTAAAGAGCTTGAAGTCAAAATTTCAAAGGGTGAAGAAACCCTAAGCCTTGATAACTCTATCAAGACACTTGGAGACTTAATTGAAGCTTATCTAGATGATTCATATGTACAAGCAGGTAGATCAAAACGGATGTCTCTTAAAGCTGTAACAAAATGTGATATTGCTAATAAGGATGTTCAAAAACTGCATCCCAAACATTTTGTAGACTACGCAAAAGAGCGAAAAGCCGCGGGTGCGAGTCCTGCAACTGTTGCAGCTGATATAAGCCACATTAGAGCTGTATTAAAAACAGCACGTGCATTATTTGATGTTAATGCCAATGAAAACCCTATCGTTCAAGCCCTTCCCACACTTCACACTTTGAAACTTATTGGTAAGTCAAATATTAGAACACGCAGACCAACAGAGGAAGAGGTTGATAAGTTGCTAATAGCCCTTAAGGAAAAAGAGAAAAATAGAAGCACAGTTATTCCATATTCTGACTTGTTCGAATTTTCAATTCTTTCATGTATGCGTGTAGGTGAAATATGTGAAATATTATGGGAAGACCTAAATGAAGATGAAGAATGGGTTTGGGTAAGAGACAGAAAAGATCCACGGAAGAAAGATGGCAATCACATGAAGGTTCCGCTCTTAGGCGGAGCGTTTGAAATTGTAATGAGTCAACCTAGAGACAAGCCTAGAATATTTCCATTCAATTCACGATCAGTTACAACCGGATATCGGAATACAAGGAACAAGCTTAGAATAGAAGATTTGAGGTATCATGATTTAAGACGAGAAGGTGCTAGCAGGTTATTTGAGCAAGGTTACCCGATAGAAAAGGTTGCACAGGTTACAGGTCATAAGGACTTGAATACTCTATGGCAGATTTACACAAACCTATATCCAGATAAGAAGAGATTCTAA